One region of Cheilinus undulatus linkage group 4, ASM1832078v1, whole genome shotgun sequence genomic DNA includes:
- the LOC121509113 gene encoding probable G-protein coupled receptor 83, producing the protein MLEDWRSLASRKLRGGESQERSVKALLVAAYSLIIVISLFGNTLVCHVVVKNKRTQSATSLFIMNLAVADIFITVLNTPFTLVRFVNSTWVFGWTMCHISRFVQYCSLHVSTLTLTAIALDRRQVILHPLRPRMSPEQGGVWVAVIWIMASCFSLPHAIYQKLLTISYSDEKERSLCVPDFPEPSDVFWQCIDLLTFVLLYMLPLLIITVSYTTVACRLWRHNAIGDTTKAQHAAQRKKRRRTLAMLLLVVGVFAVCWFPLNCYVVLLSSQAIEHSNAVYFCFHWLAMSSTCYNPFIYCCLNPTFRQELRLLVDMCKRKRRVAVDLEPGSRLAAASAPRLREAWPDNHDSSSARHALSHPGHISSQQALTGRTDIFSVEPIVAVS; encoded by the exons ATGCTGGAGGACTGGAGGTCTCTCGCCAGTAGGAAACTGCGGGGCGGGGAGTCTCAGGAGCGGAGCGTCAAGGCTCTGCTGGTGGCCGCGTACTCCCTCATCATCGTTATCTCCCTCTTCGGGAACACGCTGGTGTGCCATGTGGTGGTGAAAAACAAACGCACCCAGTCCGCTACCAGCCTGTTTATTATGAACCTGGCTGTGGCAGATATCTTCATCACTGTGCTCAATACGCCCTTCACCCTG GTCCGGTTTGTGAACAGCACGTGGGTGTTCGGGTGGACAATGTGTCACATCAGTCGGTTTGTGCAGTACTGCTCCCTGCATGTCTCCACTCTCACCCTGACTGCCATCGCACTCGATCGACGACAG GTGATTTTGCATCCTTTAAGACCTCGCATGTCTCCAGAACAAGGCGGAGTCTGGGTTGCAGTAATCTGGATAATGGCCAGCTGCTTTTCCCTCCCACATGCAATCTACCAGAAACTTTTAACTATTTCTTACAG tgatgaaaAGGAGCGCAGCCTATGTGTCCCAGACTTCCCTGAGCCTTCAGATGTGTTCTGGCAGTGCATCGACCTTCTGAcctttgttttactttacatGCTGCCCCTTCTTATCATCACTGTGTCCTACACCACAGTGGCCTGCCGGCTGTGGCGCCACAATGCCATTGGCGACACTACTAAAGCTCAACATGCCGCCCAGAGAAAAAAGAGGCGGCGGACATTGGCCATGCTGCTCCTGGTGGTCGGGGTGTTCGCCGTTTGCTGGTTCCCGCTCAACTGCTATGTTGTGCTGCTGTCGAGTCAGGCAATCGAGCACTCTAACGCCGTCTACTTCTGCTTTCACTGGCTGGCTATGAGCTCCACCTGCTACAACCCCTTCATCTACTGCTGTCTGAACCCCACATTCAGACAAGAGCTGAGGCTTCTGGTAGATATGTGCAAGCGGAAACGCAGGGTGGCAGTTGACTTGGAGCCAGGGTCTCGCCTTGCAGCTGCCTCCGCTCCTCGACTCAGGGAAGCCTGGCCCGACAACCACGATTCCTCAAGTGCAAGGCATGCTCTGTCTCACCCAGGCCACATCTCCTCACA ACAGGCGCTCACAGGAAGGACCGACATCTTCTCAGTGGAGCCCATCGTAGCTGTGAGCTAA